In Bacillus sp. SB49, a single window of DNA contains:
- a CDS encoding PAS domain-containing sensor histidine kinase has translation MNGTPACLLDLRLQTVTLNQEMQGTLHLEDTDMSFSQWIRSFRHTAQHRLQQVLHQLLTEGLREMSVHLTDKNNLRKYHCKMVHLTNGQIAFSLNDLTMKANRPEAEPRSEKLEGPVSLASSLSQQMVHVTDPKEAQLKHRMSHLVDKFPHGLAIINPNWEVIYANPKMEEMTAVPFYSNYCKKLWNIFPIDQYYHFFQHYLRAMETQETVEFEGYLIEQGVDVQVTVHPTELGITVFVQDITQYKKHLQALKASEERFALLANNIKDVFWISEPDYEELHYISPAFQSLFGITRRDAFLNPGLVFEKVYGADKKKVQDAFQVMRKQMHEVEYRLNQGEEGAYKWIRSKGFPVDYNGKSYVLGLHEDVTEYKEMLEFKEKTQQLSTITQMSAGIAHEIKNPLTAIKGFLQIGAANPELRDNYQEIILDEVNRIEAIVQDFMMLSKPKSTIQMEEIDPEQLVSYVLRLLEPEANDKQILLLFDCACSQDQEAFRTEPKRMNQILINLVKNAIDAVDHGGEVRVGVEVTSEELTLSVRDNGPGLTSRELAKIGEPFFTTKEKGTGLGVMVTKKIVADLNGTITYQSEKGVGTAVTVRLPR, from the coding sequence TTGAATGGTACACCGGCATGTCTACTCGATCTGCGTTTACAAACGGTTACGCTGAATCAGGAAATGCAAGGAACTCTTCATTTAGAAGATACAGATATGTCATTCTCTCAATGGATCCGCAGTTTTCGGCATACGGCCCAACACCGCCTGCAGCAGGTGCTTCATCAGCTGCTGACAGAAGGCTTGAGGGAAATGTCCGTCCATTTGACAGATAAGAATAACCTTCGCAAGTATCACTGCAAAATGGTTCATCTGACTAACGGTCAAATTGCTTTTTCCTTAAACGATCTTACTATGAAAGCAAATCGTCCTGAAGCGGAGCCGCGCTCTGAAAAATTAGAGGGACCTGTGAGTTTGGCTTCCAGCCTCAGCCAACAGATGGTTCACGTTACGGATCCAAAAGAAGCCCAATTGAAGCATCGTATGTCCCACTTAGTGGACAAATTCCCGCATGGATTAGCAATCATTAACCCTAATTGGGAAGTGATCTATGCCAATCCTAAAATGGAAGAAATGACAGCGGTACCTTTTTACAGTAACTATTGTAAAAAACTTTGGAACATCTTCCCGATTGATCAATATTATCATTTCTTCCAGCACTATTTGAGGGCGATGGAGACACAGGAAACGGTCGAATTTGAGGGCTATTTGATTGAGCAGGGCGTCGATGTTCAGGTCACGGTTCACCCTACAGAACTTGGAATAACAGTGTTTGTACAGGATATAACGCAATATAAGAAGCATTTGCAGGCTTTGAAAGCATCAGAAGAGCGTTTTGCTCTGCTGGCGAATAACATTAAAGATGTTTTTTGGATCAGCGAACCGGACTATGAAGAGCTCCACTATATCAGTCCTGCGTTTCAATCCCTGTTTGGGATAACGCGAAGAGATGCATTTTTAAATCCAGGTCTTGTTTTTGAGAAAGTGTATGGGGCGGATAAGAAGAAAGTGCAGGACGCGTTTCAAGTAATGAGGAAGCAGATGCATGAAGTGGAATACAGATTGAACCAGGGGGAAGAGGGGGCATACAAATGGATTCGCTCCAAAGGTTTCCCTGTGGACTACAATGGTAAGTCGTATGTGCTTGGACTGCACGAAGATGTGACGGAATATAAGGAAATGCTGGAGTTTAAAGAAAAGACACAACAGCTATCCACGATTACGCAGATGTCTGCTGGAATCGCACATGAGATTAAGAACCCGTTAACCGCAATCAAAGGTTTTCTGCAAATCGGCGCAGCAAACCCCGAGCTGAGAGATAATTATCAGGAGATTATCCTGGATGAAGTAAACAGGATAGAGGCGATTGTCCAAGATTTCATGATGCTGTCTAAGCCGAAATCGACGATTCAGATGGAGGAGATCGATCCGGAACAGCTTGTGTCCTATGTTCTCCGCCTTTTAGAGCCGGAGGCTAATGACAAACAGATTCTGCTTTTATTTGACTGTGCTTGTTCGCAAGACCAGGAAGCGTTCAGAACAGAACCGAAGCGGATGAACCAAATATTGATTAACCTTGTTAAGAATGCCATTGATGCTGTGGATCATGGTGGGGAAGTTCGCGTGGGAGTTGAAGTAACGAGCGAAGAGCTAACGCTTTCCGTTAGAGATAATGGACCGGGTCTAACATCCCGGGAGCTTGCTAAGATTGGAGAGCCGTTCTTTACTACGAAAGAGAAAGGGACGGGGCTCGGAGTCATGGTGACAAAAAAAATCGTCGCCGATCTAAATGGAACCATCACCTACCAGAGTGAAAAAGGTGTAGGGACAGCAGTAACTGTACGATTACCGCGATAA
- a CDS encoding YitT family protein → MLKKIRSFLLMNLGALGVAVNVHFFLSPNDLATGGVSGLSIVMNKVFPDLSLGLIMLVLNILLFIVGIIFLGFQFGLKTIYASMALSVMVWGLETFFPMQQALSDDLLIQLIIGQIIAASGMALVFHQGASTGGTDILAMILNKFFSIEVGKGVLFSDIAIATSSIFLFGPTVGMYAFFGVILNGLVIDYMLKQFEDNKEIVIISRESELVRHFIVDRLGRGATIHQAKGAFMQEDKEVITTILSRKDYTRLKKYMTDIDEQAFITVHSMNEILGQNFKRLA, encoded by the coding sequence ATGCTTAAAAAGATAAGGTCTTTTCTACTGATGAACCTGGGGGCGCTGGGAGTTGCCGTCAACGTGCACTTCTTCCTGTCTCCCAACGATCTAGCTACCGGTGGAGTAAGTGGTCTATCCATCGTCATGAATAAAGTATTTCCCGATCTTTCTCTCGGATTGATCATGTTGGTGTTAAATATTCTGCTGTTCATTGTTGGAATTATCTTCTTAGGTTTCCAATTCGGTTTAAAAACCATTTATGCAAGTATGGCATTATCAGTCATGGTTTGGGGGTTGGAAACGTTCTTTCCTATGCAGCAAGCTTTAAGTGATGATTTATTAATTCAGCTTATTATTGGTCAAATCATTGCTGCGTCGGGTATGGCCTTAGTCTTCCATCAGGGAGCCTCAACGGGCGGTACAGACATTCTTGCCATGATTCTTAATAAATTCTTCTCGATTGAAGTCGGGAAGGGCGTGTTGTTTTCAGATATAGCCATTGCAACATCTTCCATCTTCCTATTTGGACCAACCGTGGGAATGTACGCTTTCTTCGGAGTGATTTTAAACGGTCTTGTCATTGACTATATGCTCAAGCAGTTTGAAGATAATAAAGAGATCGTAATCATCAGCCGTGAGAGCGAACTCGTCCGTCATTTTATCGTAGATCGTCTTGGACGGGGAGCGACTATCCATCAAGCGAAGGGCGCGTTCATGCAGGAAGATAAAGAAGTAATAACCACCATCCTCAGCCGGAAAGATTATACACGATTAAAGAAATATATGACCGATATCGATGAGCAGGCGTTTATCACTGTCCACTCTATGAACGAAATTCTCGGTCAGAACTTCAAGCGGCTGGCCTAA
- a CDS encoding GntR family transcriptional regulator translates to MYRHLREQIVTKEISPGSQLVEKSIEAELSVSRTPIRQAIRRLCDEGFAKLYAHRGAFVMNPSETEVLQAFEMWKYLEIKVAELVYNQVTYSDLQQLNKWISEGEQAWEAGDVERYLEADKEFHLLLAWKTGNELLHEFLERIINQVHVYVRMLERHSKTIPVIGRVKDHYSVVDALEEQDLSLLQTTLDEHTRYHATAWSWERSRQ, encoded by the coding sequence GTGTACCGGCACTTACGGGAGCAGATCGTTACCAAAGAGATCTCTCCTGGTTCACAGCTTGTCGAGAAATCGATAGAAGCCGAATTATCTGTATCCCGTACACCGATCCGCCAGGCAATCCGGCGTCTGTGTGACGAGGGGTTTGCCAAGCTGTATGCCCATCGAGGAGCCTTTGTCATGAATCCTTCCGAGACAGAAGTGCTGCAGGCGTTTGAGATGTGGAAGTACTTGGAAATAAAAGTGGCTGAACTTGTTTATAATCAAGTGACATACAGCGATTTACAACAATTAAACAAATGGATTTCGGAAGGTGAGCAGGCGTGGGAAGCTGGAGATGTGGAGAGGTATTTGGAAGCTGATAAAGAGTTTCACTTGTTACTTGCCTGGAAAACCGGCAATGAGCTTCTCCATGAGTTTCTGGAACGGATCATTAATCAAGTCCATGTGTATGTACGAATGTTGGAACGTCATTCAAAAACGATTCCTGTTATAGGCAGGGTAAAAGATCATTACAGCGTGGTTGATGCACTGGAAGAACAAGACCTTTCCCTGTTGCAAACAACTTTAGATGAACACACAAGGTACCATGCAACCGCCTGGTCCTGGGAAAGAAGCCGGCAGTAA
- the mbcS gene encoding acyl-CoA synthetase MbcS, translated as MKRESLIAPDRYNIVSEMEKYADGTGREALQWINEAGERRGVTYDQLIENANKIGNAFLSAGLKAGDKVLVMIPRLLEAYHVYVAALKAGLVVIPSSEMLRTKDLQYRISHGEVRGVISYHPYTEQFQGVKEFDRLLKFRVGGPEEGWFDLDALMEDYPSTMETADTDRDDMAFLSYTSGTTGNPKGVVHTHGWGYAHLKTAADNWLAIEEGDTVWATAGPGWQKWIWSPFLSVLGKGAKGLVYHGRFEPNKYLRLMDEEKVNVLCCTPTEYRLMAKADNLADYTLSALHSAVSAGEPLNREVIDTFRRHFHVTVRDGYGQTENTLLVGIMKDMEVKPGSMGRPTPGNHVEIIDEEGMPLDSGKVGDIAVHLDTPALFREYYKDPERTKMTRRGDYYVTGDQARKDEDGYFWFEGRSDDIIISSGYTIGPFEVEDALIKHPSVQECAVIASPDDVRGSVVKAYIVLKQGYEATDSLTVELQQHVKELTAPYKYPRRIKYIKELPKTTSGKIRRVELRQLEQTNN; from the coding sequence GTGAAGAGAGAAAGTTTGATAGCACCAGATCGATATAACATCGTATCCGAGATGGAGAAGTATGCAGACGGTACAGGGCGCGAAGCGTTGCAGTGGATCAATGAAGCAGGGGAGCGAAGAGGAGTTACATATGATCAGCTGATTGAAAATGCAAACAAAATTGGAAACGCTTTCTTAAGTGCAGGCTTAAAAGCCGGGGATAAGGTGCTTGTCATGATTCCGCGTCTTCTGGAGGCGTATCATGTATATGTTGCAGCTTTGAAAGCGGGACTTGTGGTCATTCCAAGTTCGGAAATGCTGAGGACGAAAGATTTGCAGTACAGGATATCCCACGGGGAAGTCCGCGGGGTGATAAGCTATCATCCATACACGGAACAGTTCCAAGGAGTCAAAGAGTTCGACCGTCTGTTGAAGTTCCGTGTAGGCGGACCGGAAGAAGGATGGTTCGATCTGGATGCGCTGATGGAGGATTATCCCTCGACAATGGAAACTGCTGATACAGACAGAGACGATATGGCGTTCTTATCTTACACATCCGGTACGACAGGAAATCCGAAAGGGGTTGTTCATACGCATGGATGGGGGTATGCGCACCTGAAGACGGCAGCTGACAATTGGCTTGCCATTGAAGAGGGCGATACGGTCTGGGCTACTGCGGGTCCGGGATGGCAGAAGTGGATTTGGAGTCCATTCTTATCCGTGCTCGGCAAGGGGGCGAAGGGCCTCGTTTATCATGGCAGATTCGAACCGAACAAATATTTGAGGCTGATGGATGAGGAGAAGGTAAACGTACTCTGCTGTACACCGACAGAGTACCGTCTGATGGCGAAAGCCGACAACCTTGCTGATTATACTCTTTCAGCTCTTCACAGTGCTGTTTCAGCGGGAGAACCGTTAAATAGAGAAGTGATTGATACATTCCGCCGTCATTTCCATGTAACTGTGCGGGATGGCTACGGGCAGACGGAAAACACGCTGCTCGTCGGTATTATGAAAGACATGGAAGTGAAACCGGGTTCCATGGGCCGTCCCACCCCGGGTAACCATGTAGAAATTATAGATGAGGAAGGAATGCCTTTGGATTCAGGGAAAGTCGGTGATATCGCCGTACACTTGGATACGCCGGCACTTTTTCGGGAGTATTACAAAGATCCAGAACGGACGAAAATGACAAGAAGAGGTGACTATTATGTAACAGGGGATCAGGCAAGGAAAGATGAAGATGGATATTTCTGGTTCGAAGGGCGTAGCGATGATATTATTATCAGCTCAGGCTACACAATCGGTCCGTTTGAAGTAGAGGACGCCCTTATTAAGCATCCATCCGTGCAGGAGTGTGCCGTTATTGCGAGCCCCGATGATGTTCGAGGGAGTGTTGTCAAGGCTTATATCGTTTTAAAGCAAGGGTACGAAGCGACGGATTCTCTTACTGTTGAACTTCAGCAGCATGTAAAAGAGCTAACCGCCCCTTATAAGTATCCGCGTCGGATTAAATATATTAAAGAACTGCCGAAGACTACCTCAGGGAAAATCAGACGGGTAGAGCTGAGGCAGTTGGAGCAGACGAACAATTAA
- a CDS encoding GNAT family N-acetyltransferase, with the protein MIRDMQLGDAAELTGLMGELGYATNVDQMTDRMKKIQLREEYKTFVWEEDDRIHGMIGMTHSLAYHDDRSHIRVIAFIVRAGERGRGIGKQLMQTAENWGAEQGAGTIQLNSGNREERKRAHEIYRYYGFQGTATGFYKKL; encoded by the coding sequence ATGATTAGAGATATGCAGCTGGGAGATGCGGCTGAATTGACTGGATTGATGGGGGAACTGGGGTATGCGACCAACGTTGATCAAATGACAGACCGTATGAAGAAGATTCAATTAAGGGAAGAATACAAAACGTTTGTTTGGGAAGAAGATGACCGGATTCATGGGATGATAGGTATGACGCATTCGCTTGCTTATCATGATGACCGCTCCCATATCCGAGTCATTGCGTTCATCGTGAGAGCAGGAGAGCGGGGAAGAGGTATCGGGAAACAGCTTATGCAAACAGCAGAGAATTGGGGAGCCGAGCAGGGGGCAGGAACGATCCAGTTAAACAGCGGGAACCGCGAGGAAAGGAAGCGCGCTCATGAAATATACAGATATTACGGATTCCAAGGAACGGCGACCGGTTTTTATAAAAAGCTCTAA
- a CDS encoding reverse transcriptase-like protein translates to MKIRLECTYQTPGKAEIHFRSEEKSIGEVLLIADDLEKTKRAKKIEFLDQHDSMWKRKDLEKYRKQLETEPHDVSVYFDGGFDLNDRLSGLGCVIYYKQNGKAMRRRRSARIEQLGSNNEAEYAALHLAVQELANLGAQHLPVTFYGDSRVVIHQMEGDWACVEEELNRWADRIDADLETAGITPSYQLLSRKDNKEADRLASEALSGKEISSTSEIR, encoded by the coding sequence TTGAAAATAAGGTTGGAATGTACATATCAGACACCTGGAAAAGCGGAGATCCACTTCCGTTCTGAAGAAAAAAGCATCGGAGAAGTACTGCTTATTGCGGATGATTTAGAGAAGACGAAAAGGGCGAAAAAGATCGAGTTTCTGGACCAACATGATTCTATGTGGAAACGGAAGGACTTGGAGAAGTATAGGAAGCAGCTCGAAACAGAGCCCCATGATGTTTCTGTTTATTTCGACGGAGGTTTTGACTTAAATGATCGACTCTCGGGGCTTGGGTGTGTTATTTATTACAAACAGAACGGAAAAGCGATGCGGAGAAGGAGAAGTGCGAGGATAGAGCAGCTCGGTTCAAATAATGAAGCGGAATACGCTGCTCTTCACTTGGCGGTCCAAGAACTGGCGAATCTCGGTGCTCAACATCTACCAGTCACGTTTTACGGTGATTCCCGTGTCGTCATTCATCAGATGGAAGGCGATTGGGCTTGTGTGGAAGAAGAACTGAATCGTTGGGCGGACCGGATCGATGCTGATCTTGAAACCGCGGGTATTACACCAAGTTATCAACTGCTCTCCCGGAAAGACAACAAAGAGGCGGATCGTCTTGCTTCTGAAGCACTTTCTGGAAAAGAGATTTCCAGTACTTCAGAAATCCGTTAA
- a CDS encoding L,D-transpeptidase family protein — protein MIHSVRPGETLTQISRDYRVPLTDILRANNLSNPDIIYPGQQLQIPGIPDPSTIPYRIDVSVNNRKLRLYNRNKLVKEYPIAVGKMLTTTPIGTFIIINKAPDPGGPFGTMWMSLSKEHYGIHGTNNPSSIGKAVSKGCIRMHNEDVEELADIVPVGTRVDIHL, from the coding sequence ATGATCCACAGCGTAAGACCAGGTGAAACACTCACACAAATATCCAGGGATTACCGGGTTCCCCTCACAGATATCCTGCGGGCAAACAATCTATCAAACCCTGACATAATCTATCCCGGCCAACAGCTTCAAATACCAGGAATACCTGATCCTTCCACCATTCCTTATCGAATTGATGTCTCAGTAAACAATCGAAAGTTGAGACTTTACAATCGTAATAAACTTGTCAAAGAATATCCGATTGCTGTTGGAAAAATGCTGACTACGACGCCGATCGGTACTTTCATCATTATTAACAAAGCACCTGATCCGGGAGGTCCGTTCGGCACCATGTGGATGAGTTTATCTAAAGAACATTACGGCATCCATGGAACAAACAATCCCTCCTCCATCGGTAAAGCCGTTTCCAAGGGGTGTATCCGGATGCACAATGAAGATGTCGAGGAATTAGCTGACATTGTGCCCGTCGGTACTCGTGTAGATATCCATTTGTAG
- the purU gene encoding formyltetrahydrofolate deformylase — protein MTSTHQHIQKYLNDNEDKGRLLVSCPDKPGIVATISNFLYENGANIVESSQYTTDHVDGTFFLRIVFETEGLKEKAADLKKHFHAIAEQFRLEWKMTFLHELKKTAVFASKELHCLRELLYEWESGDLLTDIALVISNHETGRELVESFGIPFHYIPANKHIRKEVEAEQLELLEKYDIDLIVLARYMQILTPVFVAQHPSSIINIHHSFLPAFIGANPHKRAYNRGVKLIGATSHYVTDDLDEGPIIEQDVIRVDHQNDIDDLKKKGRLIERSVLARGVKWHLEDRVIVNGNKTIVF, from the coding sequence ATGACTTCAACACATCAGCACATACAAAAATACTTGAATGATAATGAAGATAAAGGGAGACTGCTCGTCAGCTGCCCGGATAAACCGGGTATCGTCGCGACCATCTCGAATTTCCTTTATGAAAATGGAGCAAACATTGTAGAGTCGAGCCAATATACGACGGATCACGTAGACGGCACATTTTTCCTGAGGATTGTTTTCGAGACAGAAGGACTGAAAGAAAAAGCAGCCGATTTAAAAAAACATTTCCATGCGATCGCAGAACAATTCCGCTTGGAGTGGAAAATGACATTTCTCCATGAACTGAAAAAGACAGCTGTTTTCGCATCCAAAGAACTGCATTGTCTGCGGGAACTATTATATGAATGGGAAAGCGGGGATTTGCTGACGGATATCGCCCTCGTAATCAGCAATCACGAAACAGGAAGAGAGTTGGTCGAGTCCTTCGGCATACCGTTCCACTACATTCCTGCCAACAAGCATATTCGGAAAGAAGTAGAGGCAGAACAGCTGGAGCTTCTTGAGAAATACGATATTGATTTGATCGTACTGGCAAGGTACATGCAAATACTGACTCCTGTATTTGTAGCCCAACACCCTTCCAGCATCATCAACATCCATCATTCGTTCTTACCAGCTTTCATAGGTGCCAACCCGCACAAACGTGCTTATAATCGGGGCGTGAAATTAATCGGCGCCACTTCTCATTACGTGACAGACGACCTGGATGAAGGTCCGATTATCGAGCAGGATGTTATCCGGGTCGATCACCAGAATGATATCGATGACTTGAAGAAAAAAGGACGTCTCATCGAACGAAGCGTGCTGGCCAGAGGAGTCAAATGGCATCTGGAAGACCGAGTCATCGTGAACGGCAATAAAACCATCGTCTTTTAA
- a CDS encoding aldehyde dehydrogenase family protein: MRNYLQHYINGEWIDSTGNETEEVINPATEEVIGKISLGTKEDLDKAVQAAREAFPSFSQTSKEERVEMLEKIAAEYENRKQEIIDTITDELGSPVSVSENVHYSMGYNHFSQAAESLKNFSFFEDRGGHFVQKDSVGVSGLITPWNFPTNQTSTKIASAFAAGSPVILKPAELTPFAAIILTEIFDKVGVPKGVFNLVNGSGSVIGDGISSHPDIDFVSFTGSGAVGQKIMENASHTIKKVALELGGKSPLVILDDADVEDAARSAVNHIANNSGQVCSAATRVLVPSSMKEAFEDAVKKVLPEYPVGDPRGDNRIGPLVSKKQWDTVQSYIEKGQEEGARLLVGGTGKPEGLETGYYAKPTVFTDVDNSMVIAQEEIFGPVTTIITYDSIDEAIEIANDTVYGLAGYVFGKDPKNLRKVAGSIRAGRVKVNDAEADFAGPFGGYKQSGIGREWGDYGIEEYLEVKTLLGFPSED, from the coding sequence ATGCGTAACTATCTTCAACACTATATAAATGGAGAATGGATCGATTCTACAGGAAATGAAACAGAAGAGGTAATTAATCCTGCTACAGAAGAAGTTATAGGGAAAATAAGTCTGGGAACGAAAGAAGATCTTGATAAAGCGGTTCAGGCCGCAAGGGAGGCTTTCCCTTCCTTTTCCCAGACGTCCAAAGAAGAGCGTGTAGAGATGCTGGAGAAGATTGCTGCCGAATACGAGAATCGCAAGCAGGAGATCATTGATACGATCACGGATGAACTTGGTTCACCGGTTTCCGTTTCGGAGAACGTGCACTACAGCATGGGATATAACCACTTCTCCCAGGCAGCTGAATCTCTAAAGAACTTCTCTTTCTTCGAGGACCGAGGCGGTCATTTCGTCCAGAAAGATTCGGTCGGGGTAAGTGGATTGATCACCCCCTGGAACTTCCCTACAAATCAGACATCTACAAAGATTGCCAGCGCGTTTGCAGCAGGAAGTCCTGTCATCTTGAAACCGGCAGAGCTGACGCCGTTTGCTGCGATTATCCTTACAGAAATCTTTGACAAAGTAGGAGTGCCTAAAGGGGTCTTCAACCTGGTAAATGGTTCCGGTTCGGTCATAGGAGACGGCATCAGCTCTCATCCGGACATCGACTTCGTATCCTTCACCGGTTCCGGCGCTGTCGGACAGAAGATCATGGAAAATGCCTCTCATACCATTAAGAAGGTCGCTCTGGAACTGGGTGGTAAATCACCACTTGTCATTCTTGATGATGCAGATGTCGAAGATGCAGCGAGGTCCGCCGTGAATCATATTGCAAATAACAGCGGTCAAGTATGTTCTGCTGCTACAAGAGTACTTGTGCCGTCCTCCATGAAAGAGGCATTCGAGGATGCGGTGAAGAAGGTTCTTCCTGAATATCCTGTTGGTGACCCAAGAGGAGATAATCGCATAGGGCCCCTCGTGTCGAAAAAACAATGGGATACGGTTCAATCCTACATTGAGAAAGGACAGGAAGAAGGTGCACGTTTACTTGTAGGTGGTACTGGTAAGCCGGAAGGTCTGGAAACCGGCTACTATGCGAAGCCTACGGTGTTTACAGACGTAGACAATTCTATGGTCATTGCTCAGGAAGAGATTTTTGGTCCCGTAACGACAATCATTACGTATGACTCTATTGATGAAGCTATTGAAATCGCTAATGATACCGTTTATGGGCTCGCCGGTTATGTATTCGGGAAAGATCCGAAGAACTTGAGGAAGGTCGCTGGAAGCATCCGTGCAGGTAGAGTGAAGGTCAACGATGCCGAAGCGGATTTCGCCGGCCCGTTCGGAGGCTATAAGCAGTCCGGTATCGGTCGCGAATGGGGAGATTATGGTATAGAGGAATATCTGGAAGTGAAAACACTACTGGGTTTCCCTTCAGAAGATTAA
- a CDS encoding DUF5694 domain-containing protein → MEDAQILVMGSVHFSVEPDTVNNQQKKILEVVDCLKEYEPTKIAVEKSFLLEEEINKRYELFQAGAFQPAYDEVEQFAFRIGKALSLPRLHAVDAQVDMDRPPLSQVFAWAKEYQPDLLKEIVEMQHELNQSRQKTDIMEKLKEVNRLEYGRRLQRLYWKLSQIGDRSHPLGVEWLNQWYLRDLTITANLLKLTEPGDRVLIWIGADHLHLIRQMLEDSNQVKIIHPSLFLDGSNKLAE, encoded by the coding sequence ATGGAAGATGCACAAATTCTCGTAATGGGCAGCGTACACTTTTCCGTTGAACCCGATACGGTCAATAACCAGCAGAAGAAGATATTAGAAGTGGTTGATTGTTTGAAGGAGTATGAGCCGACGAAGATTGCAGTAGAGAAATCTTTTCTTCTTGAAGAAGAGATTAACAAGCGTTACGAACTGTTTCAAGCCGGAGCCTTTCAACCGGCATATGATGAGGTAGAGCAATTCGCCTTCCGGATTGGCAAGGCCTTGAGTCTTCCTCGTCTCCACGCTGTCGACGCACAAGTTGATATGGACCGTCCACCCCTGAGTCAGGTGTTTGCCTGGGCGAAGGAGTACCAGCCTGATTTATTGAAAGAAATCGTAGAGATGCAGCACGAGTTGAATCAAAGCCGGCAGAAAACAGATATAATGGAGAAGTTAAAAGAGGTAAACAGACTGGAATATGGAAGACGATTACAAAGGTTGTACTGGAAGCTGTCCCAAATCGGCGATCGCTCCCATCCTTTGGGAGTGGAATGGCTCAACCAATGGTATCTTCGGGATTTAACCATTACAGCCAACCTACTGAAACTGACGGAACCGGGGGACAGGGTACTTATATGGATCGGAGCGGATCATCTGCACCTTATCAGACAAATGCTGGAAGACAGTAACCAAGTAAAAATCATTCATCCCTCCTTATTCCTTGATGGTTCCAACAAGCTTGCTGAGTAA
- a CDS encoding TIGR03571 family LLM class oxidoreductase: protein MDHYLEYPDILKEDRITFGLTLPIDNYHGRKPDMTKQLERARLAEKLGFHSLWLQDVLLEDPTFEDPATGQIYDSLIYLTYLASQTKTIHLGTAALVLPLRHPLRTAKEIASISNLFPGRLLLGVSSGDRRKDFEGLNVPIMERGEWFRDAHQVIQEALGKEFPDSKSRFGRMDKSNLVPKPKENIPFYMTGYCQQSLDWIAEHSDGWMFYPQRPDKQRETIHQYREKVRLYHGDVFRPFFMPLPLILEKDPDHPVEKIPAGYRTGRKGLVGLIEEYRSIGVNHLMFNLARSERSVEAVLAELGSEVLPLFRL from the coding sequence TTGGATCATTACCTGGAATACCCTGACATATTAAAGGAAGATCGAATTACGTTCGGTCTGACGCTCCCAATAGATAACTATCACGGTCGGAAGCCTGACATGACAAAGCAGTTGGAGCGGGCTCGCCTCGCAGAGAAACTTGGTTTCCACAGTTTATGGCTCCAGGATGTCCTGTTGGAGGATCCGACTTTTGAAGACCCCGCAACAGGACAAATATACGATAGCTTAATCTATCTTACTTACCTGGCCAGCCAAACGAAGACGATTCATTTAGGGACAGCCGCCCTTGTACTGCCATTAAGGCACCCGTTACGGACGGCGAAGGAGATCGCAAGCATCAGCAACCTTTTTCCCGGTCGATTGCTTCTCGGCGTTTCTTCCGGAGATCGAAGGAAAGATTTCGAAGGATTGAATGTTCCCATTATGGAGCGCGGAGAGTGGTTTCGCGATGCCCATCAGGTTATACAGGAGGCACTGGGTAAGGAATTTCCCGATTCCAAGTCCCGATTCGGTCGAATGGACAAGTCGAACCTTGTTCCCAAACCAAAGGAGAACATCCCTTTTTATATGACGGGATACTGCCAGCAGTCACTGGATTGGATTGCCGAACACAGCGATGGTTGGATGTTCTATCCTCAACGCCCGGATAAACAGAGGGAAACGATCCATCAGTATCGGGAAAAAGTGAGGCTCTATCACGGCGACGTCTTCCGTCCATTCTTCATGCCGCTTCCACTCATACTTGAGAAGGATCCGGATCACCCTGTCGAAAAGATCCCTGCCGGATATAGAACGGGCCGAAAAGGGTTGGTTGGTTTAATCGAAGAGTACCGATCGATCGGAGTCAATCACTTGATGTTCAATTTGGCGAGAAGCGAACGTTCTGTCGAAGCAGTCCTTGCAGAGCTGGGCAGTGAAGTACTACCCCTTTTCCGCCTATAA